Proteins from one Planctomyces sp. SH-PL62 genomic window:
- a CDS encoding DUF1559 domain-containing protein — protein sequence MNSRPSRGFTLIELLVVIAIIAVLIALLLPAVQAAREAARRSQCINNLKQIGLAFHNYESTHGSFIPSCIYPSPTDNWGWGPSGILSMLPFIEQGTLWNAYNVGPVSSNASGFAEYNKNTTVFNTQVASFLCPSDGPERNVTLCNYVGNYGGPFQLQAFSGTFIPTPHTDFPGSVPVKMASITDGTSNTALFSEVLTGTPNTAQTTPGAMPKAKRVHFIAPSMSNFAATADAVNANIAACQSLPPTTTGAGGERGDWFRAYPFYVNFCVYNHVSPPNSIACASSQTGAGNTWGQDYYGTAPPSSNHSGGVNMALADGSVRFVKDSINRTAWWALGSRNGGEVLSSDQF from the coding sequence ATGAATTCACGTCCGTCCCGCGGCTTCACGCTGATCGAACTGCTGGTCGTCATCGCCATCATCGCGGTCCTGATCGCCTTGCTCCTCCCGGCCGTGCAGGCGGCCCGCGAGGCCGCCCGCCGTTCCCAGTGCATCAACAACCTGAAGCAGATCGGCCTGGCGTTCCACAACTACGAGAGCACACACGGCTCGTTCATCCCGAGCTGCATCTACCCCTCGCCGACCGACAACTGGGGCTGGGGCCCCAGCGGCATCCTGAGCATGCTGCCGTTCATCGAGCAGGGGACGCTCTGGAACGCCTATAACGTCGGCCCGGTCTCCAGCAACGCCAGCGGCTTCGCCGAGTACAACAAGAACACCACGGTGTTCAACACCCAGGTGGCGTCGTTCCTCTGCCCGTCGGACGGTCCCGAGCGGAACGTCACCCTGTGCAACTACGTCGGCAACTACGGCGGGCCCTTCCAGCTCCAGGCGTTCAGCGGGACCTTCATCCCGACCCCCCACACGGATTTCCCCGGCTCCGTCCCGGTCAAGATGGCGTCGATCACCGACGGCACGAGCAACACGGCCCTGTTCAGCGAGGTCCTCACCGGGACGCCGAACACCGCCCAGACGACGCCCGGGGCCATGCCCAAGGCCAAGCGGGTCCACTTCATCGCCCCCTCGATGTCGAATTTCGCGGCCACGGCCGACGCCGTCAACGCCAACATCGCCGCCTGCCAGAGCCTGCCGCCCACCACCACGGGCGCCGGCGGCGAGCGCGGCGACTGGTTCCGCGCCTATCCGTTCTACGTCAACTTCTGCGTCTACAACCACGTCTCCCCGCCCAACTCCATCGCCTGCGCCTCCTCGCAGACCGGGGCCGGCAACACCTGGGGCCAGGACTACTATGGCACGGCCCCGCCGAGCAGCAACCACTCCGGCGGCGTGAACATGGCCCTGGCCGACGGTTCGGTCCGGTTCGTCAAGGACTCGATCAACCGCACCGCCTGGTGGGCTCTCGGCTCCCGGAACGGCGGCGAGGTCCTCAGCTCCGACCAGTTCTGA
- a CDS encoding carbon-nitrogen hydrolase, whose translation MRANRPPFRVGLIQMKCSTDPAENLDRASEMLREAAAKGAQVACLPELFLTQYFCQTEDAATFDLAEPIPGPTTDALAAVAVETRMTIVGSIFERRTAGVYHNTAVVLEADGSVVGKYRKMHIPDDPLYYEKYYFTPGDLGFKAFDTKHARVGTLVCWDQWYPEAARLTALQGADVLFYPTAIGWHPSEKAEFGEAQASAWETMQRAHAIANGVFVGAVNRLGHEGAPDGGIEFWGGSFLADPFGRILARASRDREEVLVAECDPRLQEETRRNWPFLRDRRIDAYAPITQRFLDGG comes from the coding sequence ATGAGGGCGAACCGCCCGCCGTTCCGCGTGGGATTGATCCAGATGAAGTGCTCCACCGACCCGGCCGAGAATCTCGACCGGGCCTCGGAGATGCTGCGCGAGGCGGCGGCGAAGGGGGCGCAGGTCGCCTGTCTCCCCGAGCTGTTCCTCACGCAATACTTCTGCCAGACCGAGGACGCCGCCACCTTCGACCTCGCCGAACCGATCCCCGGCCCGACCACCGACGCCCTGGCCGCCGTGGCGGTCGAGACCCGGATGACCATCGTCGGCTCGATCTTCGAGCGGCGGACCGCCGGCGTCTACCACAACACGGCCGTCGTCCTCGAAGCCGACGGCTCGGTCGTCGGCAAGTATCGCAAGATGCACATCCCGGACGACCCCCTCTACTACGAGAAGTATTACTTCACGCCCGGCGACCTGGGCTTCAAGGCCTTCGACACCAAGCACGCCCGCGTCGGCACGCTCGTCTGCTGGGACCAGTGGTATCCCGAGGCCGCCCGGTTGACGGCCCTGCAAGGCGCAGACGTCCTCTTCTACCCCACGGCGATCGGCTGGCACCCCAGCGAGAAGGCCGAGTTCGGCGAGGCCCAGGCCAGCGCCTGGGAGACCATGCAGCGCGCCCACGCGATCGCCAACGGCGTCTTCGTAGGCGCCGTCAATCGCCTCGGCCACGAAGGCGCGCCCGACGGCGGCATCGAATTCTGGGGCGGCTCCTTCCTCGCCGACCCGTTCGGCCGCATCCTCGCCCGAGCCTCCCGCGACCGCGAGGAAGTCCTCGTCGCCGAATGCGACCCCCGACTCCAGGAAGAGACCCGCCGCAACTGGCCCTTCCTCCGCGACCGCCGCATCGACGCCTACGCGCCGATCACCCAGCGATTCCTGGACGGGGGGTGA
- a CDS encoding DUF5060 domain-containing protein: MKTASWTAFLLCLVPAIARAQLSVEADARGVIEARVGGTAYLSDLAVSVVAPGWSGDLANQRAVDPAAVKVHREGATTTYTMPLAGGALSGLLIERIVRDKDGATLEFEVIPDREVELEAVLLRGSLATAEHAGKTAYLVDDPDGARGVLPASLDADRHIAWSGEPDWLGLERPGAGGLRISPQGARLQLQDDRKWNAPHFSLLAMTSGGEVLARKPIRLGVALRAEAAGALAQEAAKPVPAAGTDDRPLAIVAPRLDRDRVDVFATVTLDADVHARYDNPFDPEQIAVDAEILAPDGRKVDAPGYYHVPFRLETRGRAESLKVAGAPGFRVRYAPTVAGAHRITLKVKDASGEVRAEPLTFTAVASKSPGFVRVAPKSPRYFAFDDGSSYFAVGENVCWANGRNPLATYGAWFEGLGKAGGNWARLWLAFNEKGLEWSPAPTPKGGIGAYQGLGRYALDNAWRLDEVLRIAEANGIRLMYCIGTYGEFKDGGFFNEGSWISNPYNARNGGPCARPEDFWTDPTARKLYKQRLRYLTARWGHSPFVFAWEFWNEVEPSPVVEAWTSEMAAYLKAIDPNRRLVSTSYGSPPIWNDSNVDFTMTHMYGQGGGTLDFTDRIQGETHANLKFGKPYLLAEFGIDWQAGDEKWDPEGRGLNMHNGAWASIASGAAGTSMLWWWDGYVHPKNVYHVLTPVRSFVDSIDWARNPMKPLGKIAVEAPADAPETFADLTISSSQGWGRTPSNRYTALRDGTIEGGPVATTLGSPRRGGDGKELYSEVAWTLDLPEAGKVLVRIGEVCTAARLRIALDGREVVDRALPAGEPGKGPWKGARLLEPYKVWVADYDEDVAVEVPAGRHALTIANADGDWMQVKSITLPAYRSSRFPDVDALGIAGDDLMVLWVHDRRSTWRDPYAGEPPVPRKGLKLAVPTDSTDAWRVEWWDTFRGVVVRTDEARAGAGALTLAPPDFERDLAARIARTP; the protein is encoded by the coding sequence ATGAAGACCGCGTCCTGGACCGCCTTCCTCCTGTGCCTCGTCCCCGCGATCGCGCGAGCCCAGCTTTCCGTGGAGGCCGACGCCCGAGGGGTGATCGAAGCTCGCGTGGGGGGGACGGCGTACCTGTCAGACCTGGCGGTCTCCGTGGTCGCGCCGGGGTGGAGCGGCGACCTGGCGAACCAGCGGGCGGTCGACCCGGCGGCGGTGAAGGTCCACCGGGAAGGCGCGACGACGACCTACACGATGCCGCTCGCCGGGGGGGCCCTCTCGGGCCTCCTCATCGAGCGGATCGTCCGGGACAAGGACGGCGCGACCCTGGAGTTCGAGGTGATCCCCGACCGCGAGGTCGAGCTTGAAGCGGTCCTGCTCCGGGGATCGCTGGCGACGGCCGAGCACGCCGGCAAGACCGCCTATCTCGTCGACGACCCGGACGGCGCCCGCGGCGTGTTGCCGGCCTCGCTCGACGCCGACCGCCACATCGCCTGGTCCGGCGAGCCGGACTGGCTCGGCCTGGAACGGCCCGGCGCCGGGGGCCTGCGAATCTCTCCCCAGGGCGCGCGGCTCCAGCTCCAGGACGACCGCAAATGGAACGCGCCCCACTTCAGCCTGCTGGCGATGACCAGCGGCGGAGAGGTGCTGGCGCGCAAGCCGATCCGGCTCGGCGTCGCGCTCCGCGCCGAGGCCGCCGGCGCGCTCGCGCAGGAGGCCGCGAAGCCGGTTCCGGCCGCGGGGACGGACGACCGGCCGCTGGCGATCGTCGCCCCCCGGCTCGATCGCGATCGGGTCGACGTCTTCGCGACCGTCACGCTCGACGCCGACGTCCACGCCCGGTACGACAACCCGTTCGATCCCGAGCAGATCGCCGTCGACGCCGAGATCCTCGCCCCCGACGGCCGCAAGGTGGACGCGCCGGGATATTATCACGTCCCGTTCCGGCTGGAGACCCGGGGCCGGGCCGAGTCGCTGAAGGTCGCCGGGGCGCCGGGCTTCCGCGTCCGCTACGCGCCGACCGTCGCCGGGGCGCATCGAATCACGCTCAAGGTCAAGGACGCGAGCGGCGAGGTCCGCGCGGAGCCCTTGACGTTCACGGCCGTCGCGTCGAAGTCGCCGGGGTTCGTCCGGGTCGCGCCGAAGTCGCCGCGATACTTCGCCTTCGACGACGGCTCGTCGTACTTCGCCGTCGGCGAGAACGTCTGCTGGGCCAACGGCCGCAACCCGCTGGCGACCTACGGCGCGTGGTTCGAGGGCCTGGGCAAGGCCGGCGGCAACTGGGCCCGGCTCTGGCTGGCGTTCAATGAGAAGGGGCTCGAATGGAGCCCCGCGCCGACGCCCAAGGGGGGGATCGGCGCCTATCAAGGGCTCGGCCGCTACGCGCTCGACAACGCCTGGCGGCTCGACGAGGTGCTGCGGATCGCCGAGGCGAACGGGATCCGCCTGATGTACTGCATCGGCACCTACGGCGAGTTCAAGGACGGCGGCTTCTTCAACGAGGGAAGCTGGATCAGCAACCCCTACAACGCCCGCAACGGCGGCCCCTGCGCCCGTCCCGAGGACTTCTGGACCGACCCGACGGCCCGCAAACTCTACAAGCAACGCCTGCGGTATCTGACGGCGCGCTGGGGGCATTCCCCGTTCGTCTTCGCCTGGGAGTTCTGGAACGAGGTCGAGCCGAGCCCGGTCGTCGAGGCCTGGACGAGCGAGATGGCCGCCTATCTCAAGGCGATCGACCCCAACCGCCGTCTCGTCAGCACCAGCTACGGATCGCCGCCGATCTGGAACGATTCGAACGTCGATTTCACGATGACTCATATGTACGGACAGGGGGGCGGCACCCTGGATTTCACTGATCGGATCCAGGGCGAAACGCACGCCAACCTGAAGTTCGGCAAGCCGTACCTGCTCGCCGAGTTCGGCATCGACTGGCAGGCCGGCGACGAGAAGTGGGACCCCGAAGGCCGGGGCCTGAACATGCACAACGGCGCGTGGGCCTCGATCGCCTCGGGCGCGGCGGGCACCTCGATGCTCTGGTGGTGGGACGGCTACGTGCATCCCAAGAACGTCTATCACGTGCTGACCCCGGTCCGGTCGTTCGTCGACTCGATCGACTGGGCCAGGAACCCCATGAAGCCCCTCGGCAAGATCGCCGTCGAAGCCCCCGCCGACGCCCCTGAGACGTTCGCCGACCTGACCATCTCCTCGTCGCAGGGCTGGGGGCGTACCCCCTCGAACCGCTACACGGCACTCCGCGACGGCACAATCGAAGGGGGGCCGGTCGCAACGACGCTCGGCAGCCCGAGGCGCGGGGGGGACGGCAAGGAGCTGTATTCCGAGGTCGCCTGGACGCTCGACCTGCCCGAGGCCGGAAAGGTCCTCGTCCGCATCGGCGAGGTCTGCACCGCCGCCCGCCTGCGGATCGCCCTCGACGGCCGCGAGGTCGTGGACCGGGCGCTCCCCGCCGGCGAGCCCGGCAAGGGGCCGTGGAAGGGGGCCAGGCTCCTCGAACCTTACAAGGTCTGGGTCGCCGACTACGACGAGGACGTCGCCGTCGAGGTCCCCGCCGGCCGCCATGCGCTGACGATCGCCAACGCGGACGGGGACTGGATGCAGGTGAAATCGATCACCCTCCCCGCGTACCGCTCCAGCCGCTTCCCCGACGTCGACGCCCTGGGGATCGCCGGCGACGACCTGATGGTGCTCTGGGTCCACGACCGCCGCAGCACCTGGCGCGACCCCTACGCCGGCGAGCCCCCCGTCCCCCGGAAGGGCCTGAAGCTCGCCGTCCCGACCGACTCGACGGACGCCTGGCGCGTCGAGTGGTGGGACACCTTCCGGGGCGTCGTCGTCCGCACCGACGAAGCCCGCGCCGGGGCGGGGGCCTTGACCCTCGCCCCCCCCGACTTCGAACGCGACCTGGCCGCCCGGATCGCGCGCACCCCCTGA
- a CDS encoding sugar isomerase domain-containing protein: MSDDVLSQYLRAARAGLDAIESTQLPAVRQAAKLFADAILADRLVHVFGTGHSRMAVEEMFPRYGSFPGFHPIVELSMSFHNPVVGANGQRQAMFLENVQGFGPVLWRNFATSPADVLLAISSSGCNAVTIDVAAEAKRLGMAVVALTSRANADVSTSRHESGRKLHEIADLVVDQQAPPGDSAVWIDGLPTPVSPVSTVTGCTLVNLIKAEVARLLTEAGKPPKVLTSACHLGPEAARRLFEETYDDYRRRIGVLYR; the protein is encoded by the coding sequence ATGAGCGACGACGTCCTCTCCCAGTACCTCCGCGCCGCCCGCGCGGGGCTCGACGCGATCGAGTCCACGCAGCTCCCGGCGGTGCGCCAGGCCGCGAAGCTCTTCGCCGATGCGATCCTGGCCGACCGCCTGGTCCACGTCTTCGGCACCGGGCACTCGCGGATGGCCGTCGAGGAGATGTTCCCGCGCTACGGGTCGTTCCCCGGTTTCCACCCGATCGTCGAACTTTCGATGAGCTTCCACAACCCGGTCGTCGGCGCGAACGGCCAGCGGCAGGCGATGTTCCTGGAGAACGTCCAGGGCTTCGGCCCGGTCCTGTGGCGGAACTTCGCGACCAGCCCCGCCGACGTACTGCTGGCGATCTCCAGCAGCGGCTGCAACGCGGTGACGATCGACGTGGCGGCCGAGGCCAAACGGCTGGGCATGGCCGTCGTCGCCCTGACCTCGCGGGCCAACGCCGACGTCTCCACGTCCCGGCACGAATCCGGCCGGAAGCTGCACGAGATCGCCGACCTGGTGGTCGACCAGCAGGCCCCGCCGGGAGACTCGGCGGTCTGGATCGACGGCCTTCCGACCCCGGTCTCCCCCGTCTCGACCGTCACCGGCTGCACCCTGGTCAACCTGATCAAGGCCGAGGTCGCCCGGCTGCTCACCGAGGCCGGCAAGCCCCCCAAGGTCCTCACTTCCGCCTGCCACCTCGGCCCCGAGGCCGCCCGCCGCCTGTTCGAGGAAACCTACGACGACTACCGCCGCCGGATCGGCGTCCTCTACCGCTGA
- a CDS encoding agmatine/peptidylarginine deiminase, translated as MTFTPAQLGFRMPAEWEPHEATWIAWPHNREDWPGKFAPTPWVYTEIVRVLSAHETVVIVVADRDMKRRVSKLLEKAAADLDRVRFFRAATDRVWLRDSAPSFVVRDRAPMGVEGEPDSAVAMVNWKFNAWAKYDNHHEDKRLGRRIGRKTGLHRWAPRAEIDGASRRVVLEGGAIDVNGKGTLLTTEECLLSSVQARNPGLGREGIERVFADYLAISNVIWLGRGVLGDDTHGHVDDIARFVDAKTVVAAVEGDPDDPNHEPLQDNLHRLRAARDQDGEPLRVVTLPMPGPVIFEGENLPASYANFYIANGVVIVPTFNDPNDRIALNTLAELFPDRRVVGIHCLDLVLGLGTLHCLSQQQPAAPAVD; from the coding sequence ATGACTTTCACGCCCGCCCAGCTTGGTTTTCGGATGCCCGCCGAATGGGAGCCGCACGAGGCGACCTGGATCGCCTGGCCGCACAACCGCGAGGACTGGCCCGGCAAGTTCGCGCCGACCCCCTGGGTCTATACCGAGATCGTCCGCGTCCTGAGCGCCCATGAGACCGTCGTGATCGTCGTGGCCGACCGCGACATGAAGCGCCGGGTCTCCAAGCTGCTCGAGAAGGCGGCGGCGGATCTGGACCGCGTCCGGTTCTTCAGGGCCGCGACCGACCGCGTCTGGCTCCGCGATTCGGCGCCGTCGTTCGTCGTCCGCGACCGCGCGCCGATGGGCGTCGAGGGGGAGCCCGACTCCGCCGTGGCGATGGTCAACTGGAAGTTCAACGCCTGGGCCAAGTACGACAACCATCATGAGGACAAGCGCCTGGGCCGTCGGATCGGCCGCAAGACGGGCCTGCATCGCTGGGCCCCGCGCGCCGAGATCGACGGCGCGTCGCGCCGCGTCGTCCTGGAAGGCGGCGCGATCGACGTCAACGGCAAGGGGACGCTGCTGACGACCGAGGAGTGCCTCCTCAGCTCCGTCCAGGCGAGGAATCCGGGGCTCGGCCGCGAGGGGATCGAGCGGGTCTTCGCCGACTACCTGGCGATCTCGAACGTGATCTGGCTGGGCCGCGGCGTCCTCGGCGACGACACCCACGGCCACGTCGACGACATCGCCCGGTTCGTGGACGCGAAGACCGTCGTCGCGGCCGTCGAGGGCGACCCGGACGACCCCAACCACGAGCCGCTCCAGGACAACCTCCACCGGCTCCGCGCGGCCCGCGACCAGGACGGGGAGCCCCTCCGCGTCGTCACGCTCCCCATGCCCGGCCCGGTGATCTTCGAGGGCGAGAACCTGCCGGCCAGCTACGCCAACTTCTACATCGCCAACGGCGTCGTGATCGTCCCCACGTTCAACGACCCCAACGACCGGATCGCCCTGAACACGCTCGCCGAGCTGTTCCCCGACCGCCGGGTCGTCGGCATCCACTGCCTCGACCTCGTCCTGGGCCTCGGCACGCTCCACTGCCTCTCCCAGCAGCAGCCGGCCGCCCCGGCCGTCGACTGA
- a CDS encoding RidA family protein, protein MGAEERLAALKLELPAAPKPVATYVTALRVGEFLYVSGHGPLKSDGSLIVGKVGVDLNLAAGVVAARQTGLAILATLRDHLGSLDKVVRLVKTLGLVNCPADYQDQPKVINGYSDLMRDVFGEAGVGARSAVGAGSLPGGIAVEIEAIFQVKD, encoded by the coding sequence ATGGGAGCCGAAGAACGCCTCGCCGCCTTGAAGCTGGAGCTGCCCGCCGCCCCCAAGCCGGTGGCGACGTACGTCACGGCCCTGCGCGTGGGCGAATTCCTGTACGTCTCGGGCCACGGGCCGCTGAAGTCCGACGGCTCGTTGATCGTGGGGAAGGTCGGAGTCGACCTGAACCTGGCCGCCGGCGTCGTCGCCGCGAGGCAGACCGGCCTGGCGATCCTGGCGACGCTCAGGGACCACCTGGGCTCGCTCGACAAGGTCGTCCGCCTGGTCAAGACGCTGGGCCTGGTCAACTGCCCGGCCGACTACCAGGACCAGCCCAAGGTCATCAACGGCTACTCCGACCTGATGCGCGACGTCTTCGGCGAGGCCGGCGTCGGCGCCCGGAGCGCCGTCGGCGCGGGCTCGCTGCCGGGCGGCATCGCGGTGGAGATCGAGGCCATCTTCCAGGTGAAGGACTGA